In Nonlabens agnitus, the DNA window GAAGCAAAAACTTTCGGAGTTACCCGAGACCGGTACTCAAGGCTACTGAATCCAGTAAGCGCTTCCGTGTCTCTGTTTGGGCCCATAAGGCTAATCATGGGAACGCACGTATATCCGTGGGTGGCAACTTGACCCAGTTCAGTGGAGAAAAGGTCTTTGCAGGAGATTGGGTACAGCTGAACCACTACTTTGATCTTTCAGGGCAGACAGAGGTTTTTGTCAGATCGGCCAGTGGTACGGTCTATTTTGACGACTTCCGCCTGCACCCGGTGGGGTCCAGCATGAGCAGCTATGTGTATAACGAATGGGGAGAGCTGAGCTATATCTTGGGAGCGAATAACATGGCGACGCACTATGAGTATGATGATGCGGGAAGACTGGTGCGGACCTATGTGGAGACGGCGGACAATGGTACCGTTGCTGGAGGCTTCAAGCTGGCCAAGGAGATGGACTACCGCTACAAGGCCAGCATGACCTTTACGGGTCCTCCAGCACCGAGAAATCCTTTGAGGGCTGTCAAAGAGCCGTCAGGTATAGTCAACGCCTGCGTTGAAGCCCCTCTAACCGGTGGCGGACAGACTGCTAACTACCAGTACAAGTGGGCTCAGAGCAGTAATCCTTCTAATCTAGTTTACGGCAACTGGACGACCGATTTGTGCCTGCAGCTCAACATCCAGTCCTGCAAGAGTACCTTCTATAAGGTAGCGATCCGTAATGTAGATACAGGAGTAACCAAAGAGTGGTCGGGCAGCTACTTCAACAATGATGGCTGCCCCCCAACAGACCCAGGAGGTGGCGGTCCAGTGTTAATACCTGATGGAGGCGATCCTAGTAATCCTGGTTTTGAATCCCCTGTAGATAGGTTTAATTAGAAATGAGTATAAACTGATTTATAAAATGTCATAACATAATAACGATAAGTATTAATGACCCGTATGAATCAATACGGAGCCAACCAAAAAACCGACACCATGAAAAGCAAAAATAACCACTACCTCTTTTTTGTGTTGCTACTGAGCTGCACGCTGGGATACTCCCAAATACCGATCTTAGATCCAGGATTTGGCGGTGGAGGAGGTCTGGGGGACTGCGAGAGCTGGGAGATGGCTGATCACTATCGTGATGCCGATGGTGATGGGTACGGAGATCGTCAGGATATGATTCCTTTGCGCTTGTGTGCAAACCAAACCTATAGTGGCTATGTGACCAACAATCTAGACTGTGATGATAATAATAATACATTAGGCATTGCACAGACGTGGTACTACGACAATGATGAAGATGGTGTAGGGGGCTCTGGCGGGCTTTCCCAGCGCTCTTGTATGCAACCAGGTCCCAATTGGTCATTAACCAACAATGACTGCAATGACAACCTTGCTAGCGTCACTGGTCCAAGGATCTGGTATGCCGATACGGATGATGATGGCAAGGGGGATTTTTTGACACCAACGTCGTCTCCTACATGTACGCCTCCACTAGGTTATGTAGATAACGCTGATGATTGCAATGACAGCGACGGCGATAATTTTATCTACACTTGGTACAGAGACTACGACCAGGACGGTCTGGGTGATCCCAGTATATCGGTTACCTCCTGTAACCCACCCAATGACAACTATTGGGTATTGAATGCCGACGATTCCTGTCCCAACTATACGGGAGAGTCCGATAATCAGGGCTGTCCCGTAGGCGATGTGGGCGAGGAGCCCTGGAACACGATCAAGACGACTACCTATGATGTCACGGAGCTTCCCATTGGGAAGACCAAGTCCTATTTTGACGATCTAGGGAAACCTGTACAGAACTTAACTTTAGATTTCAAGACCAATACCACTTGGGCAACGCAGACCTTATATGACAGTCAGGGACGTCCAGCACTACAGACACTGGGAGCACCCGCCTATGGGGAGGAGACCTTTTTGTACAAGGAAGGGTTCATCAAAAAGTCTAATGGTGAGCAGTATGATATGGCAGACTTCGAGACAGATCCCGAGAATCCGCAGCCCGTTGGGGAGCAAGGGCTCTCACTGGGCTGGTATTATAGCGGAAACAACACTAATGAGGCCTATCAGGACATCACGGACTACCCTTTTAGTAGGACGGTTTACAGTAAACTCAATCCGGGCAAAGCCCTAAGAGTACTGGGCGGTAACAAGACGGGTGGTAAGTGGAAGAACGGATATAGCTTTACGATGAAGGCGGGCGCAGAACTAGCCCAGCAAGGAGCCTTTGGTGATCCAAGCTACAACACCTCGCAGGGCATGAAGATCCTCAAGACGGTGAGCCGAGACGTCCACGGTGAGGAGAGCGTGGTCTTTACCGACACGGATGGTAGGACCTTGGCCGCTGCGAGAAGTGGTTTGGGTACTATTAGAAACACGACGGTAGTAATTGGGGAACAAGGTTTTGTGGACATCCATGTGCCACAGAACATCACGGGATTTACCGTAAACAAAGGTCCAGGGGTACAGATCAGGGTTTTTGACCTGATTACCGAAGAGCAGGTGACAATAAGTACGACCTCCTTGCCCAATGGTTTTTATCGGGTCGAGGCCTCCAATGTAGGTACGGGCACGGTAAGCGTGACCTACAAGGAGAACTATTACGATTACAGCCTGAACTACTACGACAAGATAGGTAGGCTGACCAAGAGCACCCAGCCATTGGACCGGTTGGAGACGACCTACACCTACGACACCATGGGCCAACTTATATCGACCACCAGTCCCGACGAGGGCACCTCGAACTTCAAGTATAGGGAAGACGGTCAGATACGCTATTCGCAGAACAGCAAGCAGGCGGCAGTAAACCAGTTCTCCTACACGAATTACGATCTGTTGGGAAGGCCCGTGGAGAGCGGTGTGATCAATAGCAGCCGTTTTGCTACAGCTGATCCAGATACTACCGCGCTTCCCTCTGGAAGCAAGATTGAAGTGCAGGCCACGGTATACGACCAGCTTCCAGCTGGAGAGCTGGCGGGAATCGGTGCTCATGTAGACTACCGAAATCCCACCTTTTTGGACGGTAATGTGGCCAAGAGCTCCAACGACCATACGACCACCTATTACAGCTACGACGTATATGGACGCGTGAAGTGGATATTACAGAACATACCGGGTCTTGGGCTCAAGACCATCGACTATACCTACGACGACATTACGGGAAGCGTGAACATGGTGGACTATCAGAAGCATCAACCCAGCGAACGCTTCATCCACCGTTACAGCTACCACCCGATTGATTACAGCCTGACACGGGTGGAGACCTCTACGGATGGGGTCAATTTTACCGAGCACGCGCTCTATGACTACTATGAGACGGGCGCCCTGAAGCGCACAGAGATCGGAGGCGGCCTGCAGGGGATCGACTATGTGTATAACCTGAACGGTCAGCTCAAGTCGATCAACCACCCGGGACTCAACAGTACGAGTGATCCTGGAGGCGATTCCAACGACTTCTTTGGGATGAGTATCGACTATAACTCGAGCGATTATTTAAGATCGGGATCGTTCTCCTCCCAACTTGGCAGCTCCGGAGCGGAGCAGTTCAACGGGAACATCAAGGGAATCGCCTGGAATACCGCTACGGGCAATCGTCCCATGGCCAGATACGGCTACCGCTACAACCGCAACAACTGGTTGGAGTCGGCCACATACAACAGTGCTGGAGCAGCAGCGACGGACTACAAGGTGGACAATCTTACCTATGATGCCAATGGGAATATACAGAGTCTTAGGAGAAACAAGAATACGGTATCCGGCAGCAATGTCATGGACAACCTGACCTACAGCTATAAGACTGGAAAGCCCAACCAGCTGGATAGGGTAGCGGATGCTGCGGGTAATAGGGGTGTTGGCGATCTTGCCAGCCAACCGGTGAACAACTACAACTACAACTCCATAGGCCAGCTGACCAAGAACCTTCAGGACAAGATAGGGTATGTCTACAACGCCAGTGGGCTGGTCACGCAGATCACCAACCTAATTACGAACCTGCCAGCAGTAACCTTTGGCTATGACGACCGTGGACACCGACTATGGAAGACCAAGCATTTTCAAAATGGTGTGGCACAGACAAGGACGTGGTACGTCAGGGATGCCAGCGGCAGCCCGATGGCCATCTACGTGGATGGAACACCCAAGGAGTACCCTATCTACGGCAGTGGGCGCGTGGGAATATATAGGAAGGCTGATGCCTCATCCCACTACCAGCTGACTGACCACCTGGGCAACGTAAGAGCCGTGGTGCGCCGCTCGCCGACCAGTGTAGCCGCAAACGATACCCAGGACTTTGAGTATGACACGGAAGGATGGGGAGAAGGCCCGCCGGTAGTCAGTGTTTCCAACGATGGCGGCAGGCTCAACCTCACCATCACCAACCGGTGGAACTACAGTGCCCATGATTTTGATATTGATCCATCCAAGCCCTTTACGGTCTCTTTTGATTTTGATAGGGGCAACCAAGAGGCTACCTATATGATGATCTGGGAATACAAGAATGGTAGCCTAGAGCCCTGGCAGGAGCGTACCTATACGCTACTGGATCGTGATGGACGCTTTGAAGTGACCCACCAGCCCACGGCCGGCAGTGACAACAGGGTACACATTACTTTTGAGAAGAGTGGCAGTATCGACAACGGACAGCCCACGACGGTATACATCGACAACTTTAGCCTCAAGCAGGATCTGGATGCCGCCATTACCAGCGCTACGGACTATTACCCCTTTGGGATGCCGATGCCCGCGAGAAACACCATTGGCGACTACCGCTATGCCTACCAGGGGCAGGAGAAGGATCCAGAGACTGGCAAGGAGGCCTTCCAGCTTAGGCTATGGGACGGGCGTATAGGTAGGTGGCTGACCACCGATCCCGCTGAGCAATATAATTCTCCTTATCTTGGGATGGGGAATAACCCGTTGAATGGAATAGATCCTGATGGAGCGAAGTTTCTCACAGATTACGTTGACATTAATACGGGAAATGATCTAGGAACAATTAATGATGGAAAAACTGGTACATTATTTGTATCAAAAGAAGAATTTGGAAACTTAGAAACTGCTTTTGACAATGGTGGAAGTGATTGGTATTTTCAACAGATAGAAAATATTCTGGGATCAGGAATGAAGAACTACAAGGAATCTGTTACATGGAAGGAATTTAAACAGATTAATCAAGGGAAATCTTTTTCAGAATTAGCTAATGAGCGACCTTCTGGAAAAATTATAACAGAAAGGGGTGGCCCTGATCTAGACTATCGCTATGTCCTAGATCCTATAATAAAAAATAAAGTAATTGATATGCGTCATGCTCTAGTAATTGGAGCATATGGACAGGAGACTGGTTTTTTAACTGAAGTAGGACAAGCCATTTTTGGATTTAATGATTCGGCATTTCAAGAACAGGATTTTTATTCAAATAAAGTTGGAGAAGGTTTTTTCGACTTAATACGATCAGAATCGATTAAATACAACGGAATTAAACGTGCAGTGTTTTTACACCAAGCACTCAATAATGTAAACTTTATTGATAACTTTAACTTTTATTTGACTAATAGAAACAGGTTATGAGAACTATTTTTTTTTCTTATTTTTTTTTTTATTTTCTATTACTAATTGTAAAAGAAATAAAAGATTAGATCAAAATATAGAAAATTCTTTCAGGTTGAAAATAGGAATGAATTTTAGTGATGC includes these proteins:
- a CDS encoding RHS repeat-associated core domain-containing protein; protein product: MNQYGANQKTDTMKSKNNHYLFFVLLLSCTLGYSQIPILDPGFGGGGGLGDCESWEMADHYRDADGDGYGDRQDMIPLRLCANQTYSGYVTNNLDCDDNNNTLGIAQTWYYDNDEDGVGGSGGLSQRSCMQPGPNWSLTNNDCNDNLASVTGPRIWYADTDDDGKGDFLTPTSSPTCTPPLGYVDNADDCNDSDGDNFIYTWYRDYDQDGLGDPSISVTSCNPPNDNYWVLNADDSCPNYTGESDNQGCPVGDVGEEPWNTIKTTTYDVTELPIGKTKSYFDDLGKPVQNLTLDFKTNTTWATQTLYDSQGRPALQTLGAPAYGEETFLYKEGFIKKSNGEQYDMADFETDPENPQPVGEQGLSLGWYYSGNNTNEAYQDITDYPFSRTVYSKLNPGKALRVLGGNKTGGKWKNGYSFTMKAGAELAQQGAFGDPSYNTSQGMKILKTVSRDVHGEESVVFTDTDGRTLAAARSGLGTIRNTTVVIGEQGFVDIHVPQNITGFTVNKGPGVQIRVFDLITEEQVTISTTSLPNGFYRVEASNVGTGTVSVTYKENYYDYSLNYYDKIGRLTKSTQPLDRLETTYTYDTMGQLISTTSPDEGTSNFKYREDGQIRYSQNSKQAAVNQFSYTNYDLLGRPVESGVINSSRFATADPDTTALPSGSKIEVQATVYDQLPAGELAGIGAHVDYRNPTFLDGNVAKSSNDHTTTYYSYDVYGRVKWILQNIPGLGLKTIDYTYDDITGSVNMVDYQKHQPSERFIHRYSYHPIDYSLTRVETSTDGVNFTEHALYDYYETGALKRTEIGGGLQGIDYVYNLNGQLKSINHPGLNSTSDPGGDSNDFFGMSIDYNSSDYLRSGSFSSQLGSSGAEQFNGNIKGIAWNTATGNRPMARYGYRYNRNNWLESATYNSAGAAATDYKVDNLTYDANGNIQSLRRNKNTVSGSNVMDNLTYSYKTGKPNQLDRVADAAGNRGVGDLASQPVNNYNYNSIGQLTKNLQDKIGYVYNASGLVTQITNLITNLPAVTFGYDDRGHRLWKTKHFQNGVAQTRTWYVRDASGSPMAIYVDGTPKEYPIYGSGRVGIYRKADASSHYQLTDHLGNVRAVVRRSPTSVAANDTQDFEYDTEGWGEGPPVVSVSNDGGRLNLTITNRWNYSAHDFDIDPSKPFTVSFDFDRGNQEATYMMIWEYKNGSLEPWQERTYTLLDRDGRFEVTHQPTAGSDNRVHITFEKSGSIDNGQPTTVYIDNFSLKQDLDAAITSATDYYPFGMPMPARNTIGDYRYAYQGQEKDPETGKEAFQLRLWDGRIGRWLTTDPAEQYNSPYLGMGNNPLNGIDPDGAKFLTDYVDINTGNDLGTINDGKTGTLFVSKEEFGNLETAFDNGGSDWYFQQIENILGSGMKNYKESVTWKEFKQINQGKSFSELANERPSGKIITERGGPDLDYRYVLDPIIKNKVIDMRHALVIGAYGQETGFLTEVGQAIFGFNDSAFQEQDFYSNKVGEGFFDLIRSESIKYNGIKRAVFLHQALNNVNFIDNFNFYLTNRNRL